Genomic DNA from Brassica rapa cultivar Chiifu-401-42 chromosome A04, CAAS_Brap_v3.01, whole genome shotgun sequence:
TCAAGAGGATAGAGAACCAGACAAACCGACAAGTGACGTATTCCAAGAGAAGAAATGGTTTGTTCAAGAAAGCTCACGAGCTCACGGTTTTGTGTGACGCTAGGGTTTCGATTATCATGTTCTCTAGTTCCAACAAGCTTCATGAGTTTATCAGCCCTAACACCACGTAGAGAATATCTATCTTAAACACcactcttatatatatatatatatatatatatatatatatatatatatatataaatatttcttttcttttcttatagtTAACTACTTTTTAATTTGTGTGGTCTTGTTGGTTTATAGAACGAAGGAGATCATAGATCTGTACCAAACAGTTTCTGATGTTGATGTTTGGAGTGCTCACTATGaggttcttttcttcttcttagatCCTCTTATTCTTGTTCTTGATATGTGTTTCTTGATGGTTTGGTGAAATTGGTGAGTCTTTGTTGTAGAGAATGCAAGAAACCAAGAGGAAATTATTGGAGACAAATAGAAATCTTCGGACTCAGATTAAGTATTTGTTTCCTGTTCTCTTCTCCCATATCTCTCTctttaaacttaaaaaattaCGAAATTACGAAATACTAACAAACTTTGGTTTATTAATTGTAGACAGAGGCTAGGTGAGTGTTTAGACGAGCTTGATATTCAGGAGCTGCGTAGTCTTGAGGAAGAAATGGAAAACACTTTCAAACTCGTTCGCGAGCGCAAGGTATCATCATATTTTGCCCTTATCTAGGGTTTTAATTAACATCTTTTTCAGTTTctggttttcaattttttggagtTAATTATAATCAGTAGACTTTTGTTGTATTAATTTGTACTAACAAGGCAAACATTTAGTTTACTGCTAGCGAATATatgtgagatttttttttattaatcgatatatatatgttaattgaACAGTTTAAATCACTTGGGAACCAAATCGAGACCACCAAGAAAAAGGTCACAACTTCTTTCTTCACTCACTTCTACAATTTATCATATTATTTGTCACAATTATTCCGTATCATCTGAATCTATGCACTATTAAAACTGTTGATAGTGTTTTTTTCCTATGACACTATATAATTAAACCTACCTGTCATTATTTGGGCACCCGACTTTTTCAAGCATAACTATGTAATCCGTTACTTCTAATAATTAGTAGCTCTTTTAGTGAAGTATTCAGTATCTTGTTTTGGAAACTGTCGGATTATAGTTAAGGTAATGGATAAAAGGACAAACCTAAGTGTAAATTATAGTGATGTCATAAAAGCTAAACGAAAGTAAAATGGATTAGACAAGGTAATGGATAAAAGGACAAACCAAGTGTAAA
This window encodes:
- the LOC103863238 gene encoding floral homeotic protein APETALA 3 isoform X1 — encoded protein: MARGKIQIKRIENQTNRQVTYSKRRNGLFKKAHELTVLCDARVSIIMFSSSNKLHEFISPNTTTKEIIDLYQTVSDVDVWSAHYERMQETKRKLLETNRNLRTQIKQRLGECLDELDIQELRSLEEEMENTFKLVRERKFKSLGNQIETTKKKNKSQQDIQKNLIHELELRAEDPHYGLVENGGDYDSVLGYQLRFHQNHHHHYPNHALHAASASDIITFHLLE
- the LOC103863238 gene encoding floral homeotic protein APETALA 3 isoform X2 — its product is MARGKIQIKRIENQTNRQVTYSKRRNGLFKKAHELTVLCDARVSIIMFSSSNKLHEFISPNTTTKEIIDLYQTVSDVDVWSAHYERMQETKRKLLETNRNLRTQIKQRLGECLDELDIQELRSLEEEMENTFKLVRERKNKSQQDIQKNLIHELELRAEDPHYGLVENGGDYDSVLGYQLRFHQNHHHHYPNHALHAASASDIITFHLLE